The Streptomyces sp. A2-16 sequence CGCCAGCGCCGCCGCCAGGCGTGGCGTGGCGGCGCCGTCGGCGATCTCCCACATGGCCTCGGGGGCGGCCAGGTCGAGGGCCGAGCCGAGGACGAGATTCTCCAGGGCCACGATCACCGGCATGACCTCGTGCGCCGGGAAGCCCGCGTCGAGGAGCAGCGTCACGGCCCGCTCGTACTGCTCCAGGACCCTGGGCGCCCGCACCGGGTTCGTCATCAGCAGCGGGATGGCGCGCGGGTGCGCGGCGAAGGCGGCGCGGTAGGAGCGGGCCCATGCCTCCATGGCGGCGTCCCAGGGGCGGACGTCGAGGGTGGTGACGTCGATCGCCGCCGCCACCCGCTCGCGCAGCAGCTCCACGATGCCGTCCCGGCCGTCCACATGGTGATACAGCGAACCGGTCTGCACCCCGAGCCGCCGGGCGATCTGCGGCACGCTGAACTCGCCCTGCCGGTCGACGAGTTCGAGCGCCGCCGTGGTGATGCGCTCCCGGTCCAGCAGTGGTGTGCGCGGCCGTCCCATGTCCTGTGATCCCCCTCCAGGGTCTTCCCAGCTTCTGAAGGGGAGGTTACATTGCGAAAACCGAAAGCCTTTAGATTTACGGCGCCGGACACCCCGCACGCCTCATCCCGGTCCCTGCCCCGCAGCTCAGGAGGGCTTTCCCGTGCCCGCAACCGCTCCCGACCCGCACCCGGTCACCGCCCCCGACTCGCACCCGGGCGGCGGCCCGGCGTTGCGCTCCGGCTCGCTCGGCACCGCCGACATCGCCTTCTTCGTCGTCTCCGCCGCGGCCCCGCTCACCGTCATGGCAGGCGTCGCCCCGCTCGCGATCCTGCTCGGCGGGATCGGCGCCCCGGTCGGCTACCTGCTGGCCGGCCTCACCCTGGCCGTCTTCGCGGTCGGCTTCACCACGATGAGCCGGCACGTGCGCAGCGGCGGGGCGTTCTACGCCTACGTCACCCGCGGTCTCGGCCGCAGCGTCGGCGTCGGAGCCGCACTCCTCGCCCTGGTCGGCTACAACGGCATGGAGATCGGCGTCTACGGCCTCCTCGGCACCGCCACCCGGGACACCGCGCACTCCCTGTTCGGCGCCGACATCCCGTGGCTCCCCGTGTCGCTCGCCGGGCTGCTGCTCATCGGCTACGGCGGCTACCGGTCCATCGACTTCGGGGCCAAGCTCCTCGGCGTCCTGCTCACCGCCGAGACCGGCATCCTCACGCTGCTGGCCGTGGCGGTGCTGGTCAAGGGCGGTGCGCACGGCCTGTCCCTGCACTCCTTCACCCCCGGCAACGTCCTGGTCCCGGGCACGGCCGCGGTGCTGGCCTTCGCGTTCGCCGCGTTCACCGGCTTCGAGTCGACCGTCATCTACCGCCGCGAGGCCCGCGACCCGGCCCGCACGGTCCCGCGCGCCACCTACATCGCCGTCGGCTTCCTCGGCCTGTTCTACGCCTTCGTCGTCTGGACGGTGGTGCAGGCCTTCGGTGACGCCGAGGTCGTGAAGGCCGCCGGCACCGACCCCGTCGGGCTGTTCTTCTCCGCCATCACCACCTACGTCGGCGCGTGGGCCGCGGACCTCATGCACATCCTGATCGTCACCAGCGTCCTCGCCTCCCTGCTGGCCTTCCACAACGCCATCAACCGCTACGGCCTCGCCCTCGCCGAGGAGGGGATCCTGCCCAGGGCGCTGGCCAGGGTGCACCCGCGCCACCGCTCCCCGTACGTCGCCGGAATCGCCCAGACCGTCCTCGGCGCCGCGGTCGTGCTCGGCTTCGCCGCGGCCGGGGCGGACCCCTACGGACAGCTGCTGCTGTGGGTCAACACCCCGGGCATGCTCGGCCTGATGACCCTGCAGGTGCTCGCCGCGCTCGCCGTCCCCCTGTACTTCCGCCGCGTCCACCACACCGAGGGCGTCCTGCGCACGGTGGTGGCTCCCGTGGCCGCGGCGGTCCTTCTCATCGCCGCGATCGTCCTGGTGGTCGCCCACCTCGACCTGTTCACCGGCGCCTCCACCACGGTCAACACCCTGCTCGCGGCGGTCGTCCCGGCCGTCTTCCTCGCCGGACTCGCCCTCGCCCGCTGGCTGCGCCTCCACCGCCCGGCCGTCCACGAGCGGTTCGCCGCCGAGCCGACGAGGGCCGGGTCCGGTGAAGTCCCGCAAGCCGCCGGTTAGTTCACGCTCAGTCCGTTGCCGTACGACCCGAAGGAGCCCGTATGCCCACCGCCGACCTCGTCCTCACCGGCGGCTCCGTACGCACCCTCGACCCCGGGCGGCCGCACGCCTCGGCGGTCGCCGTACGCGAGGGGACGATCGTCGCGGTCGGTGAGCAGGACGTCGTACGCGAGTGGCGCGGGCCCGGAACCGAGGTCGTGGACCTGGCCGGGGGGTGTCTGGTGCCGGGGCTTGTGGACAGCCACAGCCACCCCGTGTGGGGCCTCGACATGACCACCGGACTCGACCTGTCCCCGGTCCGCGACCTCGACGGGCTGCGCGCGGCACTCGCCTCGGCCGAGCGGATCGACGGCTGGATCGTCGGCCACGGCCTGGACCACAACGCCTTCGGGGGCCGCCCCGTCGACCGGGCCCTGATCGAGGACGTCCTGGAAGGAGCCCCGGCCTTCCTGCGCCTGTACGACGGCCACTCCGCCCTCGTCACCGGCACCGCGCTGAAGGCGGCCGGTGTCACCGGGCCGCGCACCTTCGCCCAGCGCTCCCACCTGGTGACCGACGCCGACGGACGGCTCACCGGGCATCTGGTCGAACACGCGGCGATGGGCCTGGTCGACGCCGTCCTGCCCCGGCCGTCGTACGCCCGACGACGGGCCAGGCTGGTCGAGTTGCTCTCCGAGATGGCCGCCACCGGGCTCACCGGGGCCCACGTCATGGACGCGGGCGACCCCGAACTCGTCGGCGCGGTGGCCGAGGACACCGTCCTGCCCCTGCGGCTCAGGTTCGCGCCCTGGTGCATGCCGGGCGCGGACAAGGAGGACCTCGGAGAACTCGTCGCCCTTCAGGGCCGCGGCGGCCGGCACTGGCGGGTCGGCGGGGTGAAGTTCTTCATGGACGGCACCGTCGAGGGCGGCACCGCCTGGCTGGAGCATCCGGACTGCCACGGCCAGGGCACCGAGGCCTTCTGGCCCGACCCGGACGCCTACAGCGACGCCGTGCGGTTTCTGCACCGCGCCGGTGTACGCACGGCGACCCACGCCATCGGGGACGCGGCGGTCCGGCACGTCCTCGACACCGTCGAGTCGCTCGGGCCGGACGCGCGGCTCGCACACCGTGTCGAGCACATCGAGTCGGTGCCCTCCGAAGCGGTCGGCCGGTTCGCCCGGCTCGGCGTCATCGCCTCCATGCAGCCTCCGCACACCGGCTACACCCGGGCCGACCACGCCGACGAGTGGTCCCGGCGGCTGGGCGGGACCCGTGCCGCCCGGGCCTGGCGGCTGCGCGACCTGCGGGACGCGGGCGCGGTCGTCGCACTCGGCTCGGACTGGCCCATCGCCCACCACGACGCCCGCGCGGTCCTGGCCACCGCACAGGCTCCGCGCGGAGCGGCCGCAGCCCGCACCGGACTGACCGGTCTGCAGGCCCTGGAAGGCTGCACCACCCATGCCGCCCTCGCCGCCGGGGAGGCGGACGTGGCCGGACGGATCGCCGTCGGCTTCCGGGCCGACCTCACCGCCCTCGCCGTCGACCCCGGCACGGCCCCCGCCGACGAGGTGGCCGACGCACCGGTCCGACTCACCGTCACAGGAGGGCGGATCACGCACCGCGGTGTGTGACAGCTTCACGGAAAGCACACAGAACCCAACTGAAACTTTATGTTTCAAGCGTTACGCTCACCGTCATCCGAGTGCTCGGGGGAGCGGCTCGTCCGTCATGGCACTCCCTCCCCCCCCACGGTTCAGGAGACTCGGCGTGAGCGACGGCGACGTAGTGGTGATCGGCGGCGGCTATGCGGGCGTAAGACTCGCCAAACGGCTGGACGCGACGGCTCGGGTCACACTGGTGGACCGCAAGGAGGTCTTCTTTCACCGTATCTCCTCCCTGCGGGCGGGAGTTCGCAGAGAGTGGAGCGCGACCCCGTTCATCCCGTACGACCGGCTGCTGAACCGCGGCCGGGTCGTCGTGGGCAAGGTGGTGCGCATCGACACCGCCGAGCGACGCGTGGTGCTGGCCGACGGCACCCGGCTGCCCTACGACGTGGTGGTGATCGCGACCGGCGCCGACTACCCGGAACCGGCCCGCTTCGCGGGCACCACCGTCGAGGAGGCGATGAAGGCCTTCGCCGGGCACCAGCAGAAGATCGCCAGTGCCGAGCACGTCCTCGTCGTCGGCGGTGGGCCCTCCGGCGTCGAGCTCAGCGCCGAGATCCGGCTGGCCCGGCCGGACGCCCGGGTCACGCTCGCGCACTCCGGTTCCGCGCTGCTCGGCGCCACGGGCAGCGAACGGGCCGGACGCAAGGCGCGCGAGTGGCTGGAGGCCCATGACGTGGAGGTGCGGCTCAACGCCTTCATGGCCCCCGGCAACGACTTCGGCACCTACCGGGACGCCCGCGGCGACGTCATCACCGCCGACCTCTCCTTCTGGGCGACCGGCACCACTCCGAACACGCTCTGGCTGCGGCTGGGCGGACACGGCGACTGGCTGACCCCCTCGGGACATGTGAAGGTCGACCGCTCGCTGCGGGCCGAGGGGCACCTGGACGTCTTCGCGGTCGGCGACGTCAACGACGCCACGGAGCTGAAGATCACCCCGGCCGCGCTCGCCCAGGCCGATCTGGCCTCCTGGAACATCCGCGCCCACCTGAACAGTTCGGGCCGGCACCGCAAGGAGCCGCGCTTCTACCGGCCCATGCACCGCACCCCGCTGATCGTGCCCTTCGGCCCGACCGACGGGGTGACCATGCTGCCCGTGCCGGGCGGCGAGACGGCGGTGCTCGGCGGCCGCACCACCACCCTGGCCAAGGCGAAGACCCTCATGACGCCCTACATGAGGCGCCAACTCGGCTACACGGCCGCCTGATCGCCGAAGGCGACCTCGCCGGGCGGCGCCCACCGGCGAACGCGGGCACGCGCCGCCCGGCAAAGCGGCGACCGCGGGGCTGCCGGGACCGCGCCCAGGAGTCGGGCGGCGGGGGGTGCGTCCCGTCTGCCGGTGGTTGCCGATGGTGGGGGTGCGTCCTGTTCGCCGGTGGTTGCCGGTGGTGGGGGTGCGTCCCGTCTGCCGGTGGTTGCCGGTGGTGGGGGTGCGTCCTGTTCGCCGGTGGTTGCCGATGGCGGAGGTGCGTCCCCTCTGCCGGTGGTTGCCGACGGTGGGAGTGCGTCCCGTCCGCCGGTCGATGCCGACGGGCGGCGGTGTCGCTCAGGCGTGCAGGACGTGCTGGGTGGGCCGGACCAGGCCCGACTCGTAGGCGAAGACGACCGCCTGGACCCGGCCGCGGGCGCCGATCTTGGTGAGGATGTTGCTGACGTGGGACTTCACCGTGGTCGGGGCGATGGAGAGCCGGTCGGCGATCTCGGCGTTGGAGTCGCCGGAGGCGACCGCGGTGAGCACGTCACGCTCGCGTCCGGTGAGGGTGTCCAGCCGGCTGCCCGGGCCGGAGCCGTCGACGGTGCGCCCGCTGCGGACGGCGTCGATGAGGGCGCGGGTGAGTCCGGGGGAGACGACGACGTCACCGGCGGCCACGACCCGGACGGCCGCGACCAGTTCGTCGGCGGTGGCGTCCTCGGGGAGGTGCCCGGCGGCTCCGGCGCGCAGGGCGCCGTAGGGGTAGGTGTCGTCGCCCGTGGTGAGCAGCAGGACGTGCGGGGCAGGCGCGTCGGGCGTGTGAACGAGCCGGCGGACGGTCTCGACGGTGTCCGTGTC is a genomic window containing:
- a CDS encoding FAD-dependent oxidoreductase; this translates as MSDGDVVVIGGGYAGVRLAKRLDATARVTLVDRKEVFFHRISSLRAGVRREWSATPFIPYDRLLNRGRVVVGKVVRIDTAERRVVLADGTRLPYDVVVIATGADYPEPARFAGTTVEEAMKAFAGHQQKIASAEHVLVVGGGPSGVELSAEIRLARPDARVTLAHSGSALLGATGSERAGRKAREWLEAHDVEVRLNAFMAPGNDFGTYRDARGDVITADLSFWATGTTPNTLWLRLGGHGDWLTPSGHVKVDRSLRAEGHLDVFAVGDVNDATELKITPAALAQADLASWNIRAHLNSSGRHRKEPRFYRPMHRTPLIVPFGPTDGVTMLPVPGGETAVLGGRTTTLAKAKTLMTPYMRRQLGYTAA
- a CDS encoding TetR/AcrR family transcriptional regulator C-terminal domain-containing protein yields the protein MGRPRTPLLDRERITTAALELVDRQGEFSVPQIARRLGVQTGSLYHHVDGRDGIVELLRERVAAAIDVTTLDVRPWDAAMEAWARSYRAAFAAHPRAIPLLMTNPVRAPRVLEQYERAVTLLLDAGFPAHEVMPVIVALENLVLGSALDLAAPEAMWEIADGAATPRLAAALAAVGDNRADRAFDLLLEGFLEHTRRRLAAYDPAVS
- a CDS encoding response regulator transcription factor, producing MTSVLIATGQSLQRVGLRMLLESQPDLTVVGEATHGPEAVRLSALLRPDVVLLDGRTTDTDTVETVRRLVHTPDAPAPHVLLLTTGDDTYPYGALRAGAAGHLPEDATADELVAAVRVVAAGDVVVSPGLTRALIDAVRSGRTVDGSGPGSRLDTLTGRERDVLTAVASGDSNAEIADRLSIAPTTVKSHVSNILTKIGARGRVQAVVFAYESGLVRPTQHVLHA
- a CDS encoding amidohydrolase, which produces MPTADLVLTGGSVRTLDPGRPHASAVAVREGTIVAVGEQDVVREWRGPGTEVVDLAGGCLVPGLVDSHSHPVWGLDMTTGLDLSPVRDLDGLRAALASAERIDGWIVGHGLDHNAFGGRPVDRALIEDVLEGAPAFLRLYDGHSALVTGTALKAAGVTGPRTFAQRSHLVTDADGRLTGHLVEHAAMGLVDAVLPRPSYARRRARLVELLSEMAATGLTGAHVMDAGDPELVGAVAEDTVLPLRLRFAPWCMPGADKEDLGELVALQGRGGRHWRVGGVKFFMDGTVEGGTAWLEHPDCHGQGTEAFWPDPDAYSDAVRFLHRAGVRTATHAIGDAAVRHVLDTVESLGPDARLAHRVEHIESVPSEAVGRFARLGVIASMQPPHTGYTRADHADEWSRRLGGTRAARAWRLRDLRDAGAVVALGSDWPIAHHDARAVLATAQAPRGAAAARTGLTGLQALEGCTTHAALAAGEADVAGRIAVGFRADLTALAVDPGTAPADEVADAPVRLTVTGGRITHRGV
- a CDS encoding APC family permease translates to MRSGSLGTADIAFFVVSAAAPLTVMAGVAPLAILLGGIGAPVGYLLAGLTLAVFAVGFTTMSRHVRSGGAFYAYVTRGLGRSVGVGAALLALVGYNGMEIGVYGLLGTATRDTAHSLFGADIPWLPVSLAGLLLIGYGGYRSIDFGAKLLGVLLTAETGILTLLAVAVLVKGGAHGLSLHSFTPGNVLVPGTAAVLAFAFAAFTGFESTVIYRREARDPARTVPRATYIAVGFLGLFYAFVVWTVVQAFGDAEVVKAAGTDPVGLFFSAITTYVGAWAADLMHILIVTSVLASLLAFHNAINRYGLALAEEGILPRALARVHPRHRSPYVAGIAQTVLGAAVVLGFAAAGADPYGQLLLWVNTPGMLGLMTLQVLAALAVPLYFRRVHHTEGVLRTVVAPVAAAVLLIAAIVLVVAHLDLFTGASTTVNTLLAAVVPAVFLAGLALARWLRLHRPAVHERFAAEPTRAGSGEVPQAAG